In Nostoc sp. UHCC 0926, a single genomic region encodes these proteins:
- a CDS encoding GumC family protein, with translation MAKTSLNQEQQVTTSAQGAVDIRQLFTILLRHRFLILGVSCVVMSAASLLAVIAKPTYQSNMQILVSSNLSEGAQSNNIPVDADNQVTDSNSQVVDSTTQMKLMLSSKLLQKAVNLLHSDYPDITLEDINGQTERNKKTSLEVTPEEGGIGANKVFSQVFKVSFDDDDPVKAQRVLQSLQKVYQNYNKEQQKERLNQGLAFVNARLPEIKKEVSKADKNLEQFRNKHKLLNPEVQSKILLESLADIQQQLQTTRANLQDVNARYDNLEQQIASSSQQNELISSRLNHSSRYQALLSEVQKTELALAKERLRYTDDYPSVQKLKQQRQSQLSLLRQEVKVITTSSKGEPLLKGQMVGVDPTLVDEFILVQTTVLGLTANEKNLAESEQRLRSELNKYPSLIAEYNRLLPKVQTSHKTLEQLLQAQQSLGLKIAQEGYNWQVLAEPALGTYMGSNILLLLVGGGVIGPILGILAALILEKFNDAIYCAGDLKKLTNLRVLGSVPKLPSRGVKKRRLNLPWNGQRTSDSSVVEATTKLPVHETLDMIYQNIQILKFPLPFKSLMLTSALPGEGKTTLVLGLVASATRMHRRVLVIDANLHNPSLHKILELSNDWGLSLLLVDETTTHFQDYIQPIHPSIDILTAGPVPEDTVKLLSSRRMKELIELFEQTYDLVLIDAPPILGTVDARIVASLCNGIVMVERMGKVTRSELTQATEILSKLNLIGIIANEVSNSQKILAS, from the coding sequence GTGGCTAAGACTAGTCTGAATCAAGAGCAACAGGTTACTACTTCAGCACAAGGCGCAGTTGACATCAGACAACTATTTACTATTTTGCTTCGTCACCGCTTTCTGATCTTGGGAGTTTCCTGTGTAGTTATGTCTGCTGCTAGCCTCTTGGCTGTCATTGCTAAACCTACTTACCAGAGCAATATGCAGATATTGGTGAGTTCCAATTTATCTGAAGGGGCACAGTCAAATAATATCCCAGTAGATGCAGATAATCAGGTTACTGATTCCAATTCTCAAGTTGTTGATTCCACTACTCAGATGAAACTCATGCTGAGTTCTAAGTTGCTTCAGAAAGCCGTAAATTTACTTCATTCTGATTATCCTGATATTACCTTAGAGGATATCAATGGTCAAACAGAACGGAACAAAAAAACATCTCTAGAAGTGACTCCAGAAGAAGGAGGCATAGGAGCTAATAAAGTTTTTAGTCAAGTATTTAAAGTTTCCTTTGATGATGACGATCCAGTCAAAGCACAAAGAGTACTTCAATCTCTACAGAAAGTCTATCAAAACTACAACAAAGAGCAACAAAAAGAACGTCTGAATCAGGGACTGGCTTTTGTAAATGCTCGCCTACCTGAGATAAAAAAAGAGGTGAGTAAAGCTGATAAAAATTTGGAACAGTTTCGCAATAAACATAAATTACTCAATCCCGAAGTCCAAAGTAAAATCCTGCTAGAATCTCTAGCCGATATTCAACAACAGCTACAAACCACTCGTGCCAATCTTCAAGACGTAAACGCTCGCTACGATAACCTAGAGCAACAAATAGCGTCTTCATCTCAGCAGAATGAACTAATTTCTTCTCGTTTAAATCACTCAAGCCGCTACCAAGCACTATTGAGTGAAGTTCAAAAGACTGAACTAGCATTGGCTAAGGAGCGGCTGCGCTATACAGACGATTACCCATCGGTACAAAAACTAAAACAGCAACGCCAAAGTCAACTGTCGCTATTACGACAAGAGGTGAAAGTTATTACTACTAGCAGTAAGGGAGAACCGCTCTTGAAAGGGCAAATGGTAGGGGTTGATCCAACATTAGTAGACGAGTTTATTTTGGTGCAGACAACTGTCTTAGGACTAACTGCCAATGAAAAGAATCTAGCCGAGTCAGAACAGCGACTCCGCTCTGAGCTAAACAAATACCCAAGCTTAATAGCAGAGTATAACCGTCTGTTGCCAAAGGTACAAACTAGTCACAAAACCCTTGAACAACTGCTTCAGGCGCAACAGTCCTTGGGACTGAAAATTGCTCAGGAAGGATATAACTGGCAAGTTTTAGCAGAACCGGCTCTAGGTACTTATATGGGGAGCAACATATTATTACTTTTGGTTGGGGGAGGAGTAATTGGACCGATTTTAGGTATCTTAGCAGCCCTGATTTTGGAAAAGTTTAATGACGCTATTTATTGTGCGGGAGATTTAAAGAAACTGACGAACCTACGTGTACTGGGGTCAGTACCAAAACTACCGTCGCGTGGTGTCAAAAAGCGGCGGCTGAACCTGCCTTGGAATGGGCAGCGAACCTCAGATTCCTCTGTAGTAGAAGCCACTACTAAATTACCCGTCCATGAAACCTTGGACATGATCTACCAAAATATTCAAATATTAAAATTTCCCTTACCCTTCAAGTCGTTGATGTTGACTTCAGCACTACCAGGGGAAGGGAAGACAACCTTAGTATTAGGGCTTGTAGCTAGTGCTACCCGAATGCATCGACGGGTATTAGTTATTGATGCTAACCTACATAATCCTAGCCTGCACAAAATCCTGGAACTATCCAATGACTGGGGACTATCTCTGTTATTAGTTGATGAGACAACTACTCATTTTCAAGATTATATCCAGCCTATTCACCCCTCTATTGATATTTTGACTGCTGGACCTGTACCAGAAGACACGGTGAAGTTGCTCAGTTCTCGAAGGATGAAAGAACTAATAGAGTTGTTTGAGCAAACATATGACTTAGTACTGATAGATGCTCCGCCTATTTTAGGCACAGTTGATGCCAGAATTGTGGCATCTCTTTGCAATGGTATCGTAATGGTAGAGCGCATGGGTAAAGTAACCCGAAGTGAACTGACTCAAGCTACAGAAATTTTGAGTAAGTTGAATTTAATTGGAATTATCGCTAATGAAGTGAGCAATTCTCAAAAGATATTGGCATCGTAG
- a CDS encoding ribonuclease Z, whose product MQITFLGTSSGVPTRSRNVSSVALRLPQRAELWLFDCGEGTQHQIMRSELKISQLSRIFITHMHGDHIFGLMGLLATCGLAGNVERIDIYGPPGLNDYIQAASRYSYTHFSYPIKVHAIRPGVIYEDDDFTVSCGNLHHRITAFGYRVAEKDRAGRFDIEKAKALQIPPGRIYGQLKRGETVTLGDGRVIDGTQLCGPIEIGRKIAYCTDTIYCDGAVQLAHDADVLIHEATFAHQDADMAFQRLHSTTTMAAQTALAAGAHRLIMSHFSPRYAPGNTLELKDLLKEARAIFPRTDMAYDFMIHEVPRRREVELTKLGV is encoded by the coding sequence GTGCAGATAACATTCTTAGGGACGAGTTCCGGTGTACCCACACGATCGCGCAATGTTTCCAGTGTCGCCCTGAGGTTACCCCAAAGGGCAGAACTGTGGTTATTCGACTGTGGCGAAGGCACCCAACATCAAATTATGCGGAGTGAACTGAAAATCAGTCAACTCTCCCGAATTTTTATCACTCATATGCACGGCGACCACATCTTTGGCTTGATGGGACTTCTTGCCACTTGCGGCTTGGCTGGCAATGTGGAACGAATTGATATATATGGGCCACCTGGATTAAATGATTACATTCAAGCTGCCTCCCGTTACTCCTACACACACTTTTCCTACCCCATTAAAGTCCATGCCATCCGTCCAGGAGTAATTTATGAAGACGATGACTTCACCGTTAGCTGTGGTAATTTGCATCACCGCATTACAGCTTTCGGCTACCGCGTAGCCGAAAAAGACCGGGCAGGACGCTTTGATATCGAAAAAGCCAAGGCGTTGCAAATTCCTCCTGGCCGCATTTACGGTCAACTCAAGCGCGGTGAAACAGTGACCCTTGGCGACGGACGGGTGATTGATGGCACCCAATTATGCGGCCCTATAGAAATAGGTCGAAAAATTGCCTATTGTACAGACACAATTTATTGTGATGGTGCAGTGCAATTAGCTCATGATGCAGATGTATTAATTCACGAAGCAACCTTTGCCCATCAAGATGCAGACATGGCTTTTCAGCGATTGCATTCCACTACCACAATGGCAGCGCAAACAGCTTTAGCTGCTGGGGCACATCGACTGATTATGAGTCATTTCAGTCCCCGCTATGCTCCTGGCAATACCTTGGAGTTGAAGGATCTACTTAAGGAAGCCCGTGCTATTTTTCCCCGTACTGATATGGCTTATGATTTCATGATTCATGAAGTACCCAGGCGGAGGGAAGTAGAGTTAACCAAGCTAGGCGTTTAA